The genomic segment CTGGTCGGAACCTGGCTGATCGGCGTCACTGGCACGTCTTTGTCGGTGTCGGCCTACATGCTGCTCGCCTGCCTGGTCACCCTCGCCGCCGTGCTCGCGCTACGGGAACGTCCCGCCGCCGAGCGCGAGGCGTTCGTGCTGGCGACCGACTGACCACCGCACCGCGAAAGGAAAACCGATGGCCAAGCCATTCGCCTCGTCCGCCGACACCGCCGTCAAGGAGCAGACCCTCGAGGTGCTCGCCGACGGCGTCTACGCCCTCACCGCGGAGGGTGATCCGAACATCGGCGCGATCGAGGGCGAGGACTTCCTGGTCTGCTTCGAAGCGCTCGCCACCCCGGTCGCCGCGCGGAAATGGCTGGCGAAGCTGCGGGAGCACACCGGCAAACCGGTGCGTTACCTGGCGCTGAGCCACTACCACGCGGTGCGGGTGCTCGGCGCCAGCGCGTTCGACGCGGAAACGATCGTGGCGCACGAAACCACCGCCGCGCTCGTCGCCGAGCGGGGTTTGCAGGACTGGGAAAGCGAGTTCGCGCGCATGCCGCGGCTGGCCGAGGCCGCCGAATCCGTACCCGGCCTCACCTGGCCCACGCTCACCTTCGCCGACCGCCTCACCATCGACCTCGGTGGCGATCGCGGTGAGCTGGTGCTGCAGTGGCACGGCCGCGGGCACACCGAGGGCGACATCACCGCGTGGCTGCCGCGGCAGAAGATCCTCTTCGCCGGTGACCTCGTGGAGGCCGAGGCCGCGCTGTACACCGGAGACGCGTTCCACCGCGATTGGGCGACCGGCACGCTGGACGCGGTGAAGGCGCTCGGGGCCGAGCAACTGGTCGGCGGCCGTGGCGCGGTCAGCCGGGGGCGGGAGGCCGTCGACGCCGCGATCGAGCAGACGCGCGGTTTCCTCGACGTGATGATCCGTGAAGTCGGTGCTGTACAACAGCGTGGTGGCACGCTCAAGGAAGCTTTCGAGGCCACCCACGCGGCGCTGGCCGGCGACTACGGCCACTGGCCGATCTTCGAGCACTGCCTGCCGTTCGACGTGTCGCGGCTCTGGGACGAGCTGTCCGGCGTCGAGCGGCCGGTGATCTGGACCGCCGAACGTGACCGCGAGGTGTGGGCGCAGTTGCAGGGCTGACCGGAGGGAAGCTTGATGCGCAACGAATCCTGGCCGCTCGAGCCGGTGCTCGTCCTGGGCGCCGGTCCGGTCGGCCAGACCACGGCCCTGCTGCTCGCGCGGTGGGGGGTGCCGTCGATCGTGCTCGACCGGCGCCCGGCCCGCGATCTGGCCGGGTCCAAGGCGATCTGCCAGCAGCGGGACGTGCTTGACGTCTGGGAGGCGGTCGGCGCCGGCCGCCGGATCGCGGCCGAGGGCGTCACCTGGACGACAGCCCGTACCTTCCACCGGGACGCCGAGCTGTTCAGCTACGAGTTCGCCGAGCCGGGCACGCCGGTGTTCCCGCCGTTCGTGAACCTCTCGCAGACCCGCACCGAGGAGATCCTGGACGAGCGGATCGCCGCCGAACCACTGGTGGACCTGCGCTGGGGCCACGAGGTCACCGACATCGACCAGGACGCGGCCGGTGTGACAGCGCGCCTGGCCGGCGGCCGGACGCTGCGCGGGTCCTACCTGGTCGTGTGCGCGGGGGCACGCAGTGACGAGCTGCGCCGCCTGCTCGGCGTGACCTTCGAGGGCGAGTCCTTCGACGACCGGTTCCTCATCTGCGACATCCGCGCCGAGCTGCCCGGCTGGGCCACGGAACGGCGGTTCTACTTCGACCCGGCGTGGAACCCCGGCCGCCAGGTGCTCATCCACCCGTGCCCGGGGTCGACCTTCCGGATCGACTGGCAGGTGGCGGCCGGTTACGAGCTGGAGGCCGAGGTGGAATCCGGCGCGCTGGACGCGCGGATCCGCCGGATCATCGGCGACCGCGACTACGAGATCGTCTGGAAATCGGTCTACCGCTTCCATTCACGGGTGGCGGACCGCATGCGCCGCGGCCGGGTGCTCATCGCCGGGGACGCGGCACACCTGGTCTCGCCGTTCGGCGCGCGTGGCCTGAATTCCGGCGTCGGCGACGCGGAGAACGCCGCGTGGAAGCTCGCCTACGTCGGGCACGGCTGGGCTCCGGAGGAACTGCTCGAGACCTACCACGACGAACGGCATGCCGCGGCGCTCGAAAACATCGCCGTCACCACCGCGACGATGGATTTCCTCGTGCCCGCGGACGAAACGCGGGCGCGGCGGCGAACCGAGGTGCTCGAACGGGCGGCCACGGACCAGGACGCGCGGGCGAGCGTGGATTCCGGGCGGCTGGCCGAGCCGTTCTGGTACGTCGATTCCCCGTTGACCACCCCGGATCCGCGCCGCCCGTTCGCCGGACGACCACCGCGTGGCGAGGCGCCACCGGCCGGGCCGGGGGTGTTGGTGCCGGACGCGCCCGTCGTCCTGCCGGGCACCGGTCCGACGCGCATCCGGGCCCTCGCGCGAGACGGCTTCCTGCTGCTGGCCGGTGCCGGATTCGGCCCCACGGTGGCCGTCCGCGTGCTGAAGCTGGCCGAAATCGATCCGGAAGGAGCGCTCACCGCCGCGCTGGGGGCCAGGCCCGAGGAGGCCTGGCTCATCCGCCCGGACGCCCACATCGCCGCCGTGCTCACCGATCCGGCGGACCTTCCGGCGGCACTCGCGCGGGCACGCGGCTCGCTAGAGTGGAGCCCGTTTGCCGCCGGTACCGACTGACGAGGATGTCCCAGTGCTGATTCCCGCTGTC from the Amycolatopsis magusensis genome contains:
- a CDS encoding FAD-dependent monooxygenase, whose protein sequence is MRNESWPLEPVLVLGAGPVGQTTALLLARWGVPSIVLDRRPARDLAGSKAICQQRDVLDVWEAVGAGRRIAAEGVTWTTARTFHRDAELFSYEFAEPGTPVFPPFVNLSQTRTEEILDERIAAEPLVDLRWGHEVTDIDQDAAGVTARLAGGRTLRGSYLVVCAGARSDELRRLLGVTFEGESFDDRFLICDIRAELPGWATERRFYFDPAWNPGRQVLIHPCPGSTFRIDWQVAAGYELEAEVESGALDARIRRIIGDRDYEIVWKSVYRFHSRVADRMRRGRVLIAGDAAHLVSPFGARGLNSGVGDAENAAWKLAYVGHGWAPEELLETYHDERHAAALENIAVTTATMDFLVPADETRARRRTEVLERAATDQDARASVDSGRLAEPFWYVDSPLTTPDPRRPFAGRPPRGEAPPAGPGVLVPDAPVVLPGTGPTRIRALARDGFLLLAGAGFGPTVAVRVLKLAEIDPEGALTAALGARPEEAWLIRPDAHIAAVLTDPADLPAALARARGSLEWSPFAAGTD
- a CDS encoding MBL fold metallo-hydrolase; amino-acid sequence: MAKPFASSADTAVKEQTLEVLADGVYALTAEGDPNIGAIEGEDFLVCFEALATPVAARKWLAKLREHTGKPVRYLALSHYHAVRVLGASAFDAETIVAHETTAALVAERGLQDWESEFARMPRLAEAAESVPGLTWPTLTFADRLTIDLGGDRGELVLQWHGRGHTEGDITAWLPRQKILFAGDLVEAEAALYTGDAFHRDWATGTLDAVKALGAEQLVGGRGAVSRGREAVDAAIEQTRGFLDVMIREVGAVQQRGGTLKEAFEATHAALAGDYGHWPIFEHCLPFDVSRLWDELSGVERPVIWTAERDREVWAQLQG